One Candidatus Methanoperedens sp. DNA segment encodes these proteins:
- a CDS encoding nitroreductase, with amino-acid sequence MNVTDALNSRYSTRAFRPDQVDKETILNILEAATRAPSWANTQPWEIFVAGGEVLNRIRGEYLANFQNGVPGKPDVVAPQKWPPAMKKRMEELGETRFNIAGIKRDDKAARHAIFEMNYKFFGASVVIYLCMDRSLTPWSIFDIGMLAQSIMLASQEHGLGSIPAYMLVSYPDLIRTELEIPEHLSIIIGIALGYSDIQHPQNKFRSPRRPILEVVRFKGFG; translated from the coding sequence ATGAATGTCACAGATGCACTGAATTCCCGTTATAGTACACGCGCCTTTAGACCCGATCAAGTGGATAAGGAAACGATCCTCAATATCCTGGAAGCTGCGACCCGCGCGCCCTCATGGGCCAATACACAGCCGTGGGAAATATTTGTTGCCGGTGGAGAAGTGTTAAACAGGATACGCGGGGAATATCTGGCAAATTTCCAGAATGGCGTGCCCGGTAAACCGGATGTGGTGGCGCCGCAGAAATGGCCCCCAGCCATGAAAAAGCGTATGGAAGAGCTGGGAGAGACACGCTTTAATATCGCCGGAATAAAGCGTGATGATAAAGCGGCTAGACATGCCATTTTTGAAATGAACTATAAGTTTTTCGGAGCGTCGGTAGTCATTTACCTGTGCATGGATCGCAGCCTTACACCGTGGTCGATATTTGATATTGGAATGTTGGCTCAGAGTATTATGTTAGCATCGCAGGAACATGGTCTGGGCTCGATCCCGGCTTATATGCTGGTATCCTACCCTGATCTTATTCGCACAGAACTGGAAATTCCGGAACACCTCTCTATTATAATAGGTATAGCGCTTGGCTATAGTGATATACAACATCCGCAGAATAAGTTCAGGAGCCCCAGGCGGCCAATCCTGGAAGTTGTCAGGTTTAAGGGGTTCGGTTAA
- a CDS encoding flavin reductase family protein, with product MKKSRGAKTLVYPIPVWVIGTYGKDRKPNVATIAWGGICCSDPPCVAISLRKATYSYGNIMERKAFTVNVPSEQYIREADYFGTVSGKSVDKFSEAGLTSVKSDLVDAPYVKEFPIVLECKLIRSIEIGLHTQFIGEIMDVLEDELVLADNGLTDIEKLKPIIFAPDIASYYGIGKYLGKAFSMGKR from the coding sequence ATGAAAAAGTCCCGAGGTGCAAAAACTCTTGTTTATCCTATCCCGGTTTGGGTCATAGGAACGTATGGCAAAGACAGAAAACCGAACGTAGCGACCATAGCCTGGGGTGGCATTTGCTGCTCCGATCCTCCGTGCGTCGCTATCTCTCTTCGGAAAGCGACGTATTCGTATGGCAATATCATGGAACGAAAGGCTTTCACGGTCAATGTTCCTTCTGAACAATACATCAGGGAAGCGGATTATTTCGGAACTGTCTCAGGCAAAAGCGTGGACAAGTTCAGCGAAGCAGGGCTCACCAGCGTCAAGAGTGACCTTGTCGATGCTCCATACGTGAAAGAATTTCCTATTGTTCTGGAATGTAAACTGATCCGTTCCATTGAAATAGGGTTGCACACGCAGTTTATAGGCGAGATCATGGACGTCTTGGAAGACGAACTCGTGCTGGCAGATAATGGGCTTACTGATATCGAAAAATTAAAACCGATCATATTTGCTCCGGATATTGCGAGCTATTATGGAATCGGCAAATATCTTGGAAAGGCATTTTCCATGGGGAAGAGATAA
- a CDS encoding RDD family protein — protein sequence MTIEQIKELKTVEFFKVLSHEIRAEIISLLHENIEMSYTEILHTLNIEEGNLNFHLRKMKGFIELTEKKNYRLSEYGKITHGMLQEVDARLWKDAKEIIKNDGNNTFSAQTLVRRAVASFIDFALFLFVGVALFFAFSNGLKFDVHTFLVIIYLQLALQFAYASFVIMEAYNGQTIGKYVMNIRVVKANGDKITILESATRNIGKVFLLPLDFLIGVLFFRKRGYIKFFDYYTKTKVERVF from the coding sequence ATGACAATTGAACAAATAAAAGAACTAAAGACAGTAGAGTTTTTTAAAGTTCTTTCTCATGAAATCAGGGCAGAAATAATATCTCTTCTTCATGAAAACATAGAGATGTCGTACACAGAGATCCTGCACACACTGAATATAGAGGAAGGGAACCTGAATTTTCATTTAAGGAAGATGAAAGGTTTCATTGAACTTACCGAGAAAAAGAATTACAGACTTTCAGAGTACGGGAAAATTACCCACGGTATGCTCCAGGAAGTTGATGCAAGATTATGGAAAGATGCGAAGGAAATAATCAAAAATGACGGGAACAATACCTTTTCTGCTCAAACATTGGTGAGAAGAGCTGTAGCATCATTCATAGATTTCGCACTATTCTTGTTTGTGGGTGTGGCCCTTTTCTTTGCATTTAGCAATGGGCTAAAATTTGATGTCCACACTTTCCTTGTCATAATATATCTTCAATTGGCCCTTCAATTTGCATATGCTTCTTTTGTAATTATGGAAGCCTATAATGGCCAGACGATTGGAAAATATGTTATGAACATCCGGGTAGTAAAGGCAAATGGCGATAAAATCACAATTCTAGAAAGTGCTACAAGGAATATCGGGAAAGTATTTTTGCTTCCGCTGGATTTCCTGATCGGAGTGTTATTTTTCAGGAAAAGGGGCTATATCAAATTCTTTGATTATTATACAAAAACAAAAGTTGAAAGAGTGTTTTAG
- a CDS encoding 4Fe-4S binding protein, whose protein sequence is MPRYNVYVNQSQCFACGICEDMCPRRVFRLKPTDFKGPEYEERIPQWMGTITEVVAEDMCFGCRLCENQCPVGIIEITKREV, encoded by the coding sequence ATGCCCAGATATAACGTATATGTCAACCAGTCCCAGTGCTTCGCCTGCGGCATATGCGAGGACATGTGTCCCCGCAGGGTGTTCAGGTTAAAACCCACGGATTTTAAGGGGCCCGAGTATGAAGAAAGGATCCCTCAGTGGATGGGGACGATCACAGAGGTGGTCGCCGAGGACATGTGTTTTGGCTGCCGGCTATGTGAGAACCAGTGTCCTGTGGGGATAATCGAAATAACCAAAAGGGAGGTCTAA
- a CDS encoding Coenzyme F420 hydrogenase/dehydrogenase, beta subunit C-terminal domain, translated as MYLDIEKHADSRLVKPVARECCVYCGACVCVNPSPGVGFENGELVFDEDSIMFDKDLLVCPVINSNHSTTYPKPPVAKGQTVDELLGPYLEICSTKSTDEKVLKKAQIGGTVTSLLLQGMKDEVIDSALLVDKDKGWIGKPRLATTPEEILESAGTKLSEASVLTCWRDAIKAGFKKLAIVGMPCVTIAEHLIDGSPDFKEFGDVHKLKIGIFCMEAFNYRGLFTEFLKDNQKIKPSNIQKVDVKGKMIIQEITVEDKIAVHTYSLKELHKYGLLGCLPCHDYAAEYADISIGSVGSEDGWNTTIVRTELGKKLLDSAVASGLLAKKELKDLEHLRKVAALKKGLKIGEKTREPPSKVTRDWIVAETAVQDYTYPEILKPIIKEIAKEKGSQALW; from the coding sequence ATGTATCTAGACATTGAAAAACATGCTGACAGCAGGCTCGTAAAACCCGTTGCACGGGAATGCTGTGTTTACTGTGGCGCGTGCGTGTGCGTGAACCCAAGCCCCGGCGTAGGTTTTGAAAACGGGGAGCTGGTCTTCGATGAAGATAGCATCATGTTCGATAAAGACCTGCTGGTCTGCCCGGTCATAAACAGCAACCACTCAACAACATACCCCAAACCTCCTGTGGCAAAAGGTCAGACCGTGGATGAGCTTCTAGGTCCCTATCTTGAAATTTGTTCTACGAAAAGTACGGATGAGAAAGTTCTGAAAAAAGCACAGATCGGAGGTACTGTTACCTCTCTGCTTCTACAGGGGATGAAGGATGAGGTCATAGATTCAGCCCTCCTTGTCGATAAAGACAAAGGATGGATCGGAAAACCCAGACTTGCCACAACACCTGAAGAAATCCTCGAATCCGCAGGGACCAAGCTTTCAGAGGCATCTGTTCTCACCTGCTGGCGGGATGCGATCAAAGCGGGATTTAAGAAGCTTGCCATAGTGGGCATGCCCTGTGTAACCATAGCAGAGCACCTCATTGACGGATCCCCTGATTTCAAAGAGTTTGGTGACGTACATAAGCTGAAAATAGGAATATTCTGCATGGAGGCTTTCAATTACCGCGGGCTCTTCACGGAATTTCTGAAGGATAACCAGAAAATAAAACCATCCAATATCCAGAAAGTAGATGTAAAAGGCAAGATGATAATCCAAGAAATAACGGTTGAGGATAAGATTGCAGTACATACCTATAGCTTAAAAGAACTCCATAAATACGGCCTGCTTGGCTGCCTTCCCTGCCATGATTATGCTGCTGAATATGCTGATATCTCAATAGGGTCTGTGGGAAGCGAAGATGGCTGGAATACCACGATTGTCAGGACTGAACTTGGGAAAAAATTATTGGATTCGGCAGTGGCATCAGGGCTTCTGGCAAAAAAAGAATTGAAAGACCTCGAACATCTGAGAAAAGTAGCCGCGCTTAAAAAGGGATTAAAAATCGGTGAGAAAACAAGAGAACCACCATCAAAAGTAACCAGGGACTGGATTGTCGCTGAAACAGCAGTACAGGATTATACATATCCCGAAATTTTAAAGCCGATTATAAAAGAAATCGCCAAAGAGAAAGGATCACAGGCCCTTTGGTAA
- a CDS encoding multiheme c-type cytochrome has product MWIIPMVQGAGEFQISYSCANCHKDRYDEWSRSMHALAVSDPIFEAEYLRALQSDPKYSSYCLTCHSPTTRITNDFNLTKSISVEGITCSFCHTVTAVENNNYTFNQNNPMQGPYKDSKTDAHASTYSELHTKSEFCAGCHDFAINGVPISRTYTEWKEGPYAAEGKQCQDCHMETKNGVAAKNGTMRDQVYQHFWYGGHTGQFLQNAFQIESIVQRTGNRVKVTLNITNNNVGHMIPSGLPSRKVVLDFKASDEKGQAIFSDQRIYTKTLIDQYGNEVADFWKAASISKDNRFKPRESRAEMFEFDVPDGTGKLDTQTTLTYQLEAEIITMEPESINVELANITNITQWGTPVKVTPKASGPGLIASITSLTAAALLLWRRKKL; this is encoded by the coding sequence ATGTGGATAATTCCGATGGTGCAGGGCGCAGGGGAATTTCAGATCAGCTATTCCTGTGCCAATTGCCATAAGGACAGGTATGATGAATGGTCGCGTTCGATGCATGCCCTGGCCGTAAGTGACCCGATATTCGAGGCAGAATACCTACGTGCTCTTCAATCCGACCCGAAATACAGTAGTTATTGTCTGACATGCCACTCCCCCACAACGCGGATAACCAACGATTTCAACCTGACTAAATCGATATCCGTTGAAGGTATTACCTGTAGTTTTTGCCATACAGTGACTGCGGTTGAGAATAATAATTATACGTTTAACCAGAACAACCCCATGCAGGGCCCCTATAAGGATTCAAAGACCGATGCACATGCATCGACATACTCCGAATTGCATACAAAATCAGAGTTCTGTGCAGGATGCCATGATTTCGCGATCAACGGTGTGCCGATCTCACGGACATATACTGAATGGAAAGAAGGCCCCTATGCAGCAGAGGGCAAGCAATGCCAGGACTGCCACATGGAGACAAAAAATGGGGTTGCAGCGAAGAACGGGACAATGCGGGATCAGGTCTACCAGCACTTCTGGTATGGCGGGCACACAGGGCAATTCTTACAAAATGCATTCCAGATAGAATCCATAGTCCAGAGGACTGGAAATAGGGTCAAAGTTACGCTCAATATCACAAACAATAATGTTGGTCACATGATTCCAAGCGGTTTACCCTCACGAAAGGTTGTCCTGGATTTTAAGGCAAGTGATGAGAAAGGGCAGGCGATATTCAGCGACCAGAGGATCTATACCAAGACACTTATAGACCAATATGGAAATGAAGTGGCAGATTTCTGGAAGGCAGCATCTATATCTAAGGATAATAGATTCAAGCCAAGAGAGAGCAGAGCTGAGATGTTCGAGTTTGATGTGCCGGACGGCACCGGCAAACTGGATACTCAGACGACCTTAACTTATCAGTTAGAAGCTGAGATTATCACTATGGAACCTGAATCCATAAACGTAGAATTGGCAAATATAACCAATATCACGCAGTGGGGGACACCCGTGAAGGTAACCCCAAAAGCGTCTGGCCCGGGATTGATCGCATCGATTACGTCTCTGACAGCGGCCGCTCTGTTATTGTGGAGAAGAAAAAAGCTTTAG
- a CDS encoding cysteine hydrolase, with amino-acid sequence MVWDVQNALVNSIFDKDEFLGNLKTVIHAARKRGISIIYTKITPLPADSNSSWSIYIMMKRYGVDDPAKLPEFLKPGTSDADIPADVAPLDNDLVIKKHTASIFIDTHVEYMIRNKGIDAIVFTGISTEFGISSSARDASNRGFYPVVLKDCVSSRDKEMHEASLKALAGLCIVVPFAEVIKEWK; translated from the coding sequence GTGGTATGGGATGTCCAGAATGCCCTCGTCAACAGTATATTTGATAAAGATGAATTCCTTGGAAATTTAAAAACCGTCATACATGCAGCAAGGAAAAGAGGGATTTCCATTATTTATACAAAGATCACACCATTACCGGCGGATTCTAATTCATCATGGTCAATTTATATTATGATGAAAAGGTACGGTGTCGATGACCCTGCCAAATTGCCGGAATTTTTGAAACCAGGAACTTCTGATGCTGATATTCCCGCAGATGTTGCTCCTCTGGACAATGACCTGGTAATCAAAAAGCATACAGCTAGCATATTCATAGACACTCATGTCGAGTACATGATCAGGAATAAAGGCATTGACGCCATTGTTTTCACGGGCATATCTACGGAATTTGGCATTTCTTCAAGTGCAAGGGATGCCTCAAACAGGGGTTTTTATCCTGTTGTTCTAAAAGACTGCGTATCATCCAGGGACAAGGAGATGCATGAGGCAAGTTTAAAGGCTCTGGCAGGGCTATGCATTGTTGTCCCTTTCGCTGAAGTTATAAAGGAATGGAAATAA